The genomic DNA TACCAATCACACCAATAAAAAGGAAAAACATGTTCTCTATCTTTGCGCTTTCCTcctcttccatttttcttttcagCAAGCCAAGCCTAAAGGTATTTGTGCTTATGAGAGTGAAAAAATGGAAGGATGATATGAGGAAGATggaaaactgaaaaaaaaaaaaaattgcattttGAGTATGTTTGGTAGGAAAGAAAATAAGAAATTCAATTACTTTCTATCTTAATTTAGAAAAACAAATCATTCCAAATTGAAACAATTGGGGAGAAAATAATAGAAATGTGAGCAAAGTgtgcatatttataagattatccatcatttttaaatttaatctttttatttaatttgcaAAGGGTGTAatgatataataatttaattttcgtTTTTCTTTCAACTCTACAAGTAATGGATGGAAAATAATTAcggtttctttcttcttcttctttctaaTTTTTCTTACAAAGCACACTAATGGAAAGAGCAAAAATATTTTTTCCCTCTTTTTTCACTTTTCTCcaatttttcatatttcaaattttcattccaCCATACCAAATCAAGCCTAAGAGATTCTATAAGCAAAACAAATGATTTAGCATATCATTAACTAACAGGACTGCAATTCACCACTCTCAAACTTAATCAACACCTACAATTTCAGATGCTTTGCGGCAAATCCCAAACAATTAATTGAAATCAACAATTTATAACAGTCCAAAAAAGTATTTACTGCTGGCAATAGAATAAAACATTGTTCGAATTTCAGCAGAAGAACTTACACAAAGCAAAACATGCATAGGGGAGCATAGGGGAAGCAAAGGAACTTACCCCGTATGAAAGAAGCAGTAGTTGATTTAGTTGAAGGTAGCAATAAAGGAAAAGCCGAAATTCCCAGAAAAGGAATGGGCTTATTTGGATGTACATGCAGAAGAGAAGGCATCTCCACAGTAATTCTTTTTGTTTTCCTgaggaaaagaataaaaaaagaacAACAGTTCATGTATGGTAGTGGAAGTAAATCTCATTTTCAGGCTACAAAACATAAACTCTCATCTTTTTTCCATTTGCAGTTTCTAACAAAAATTATTTGTAATCGATTGATAATATAATTCAAAAACTAACAAAACATTGTTTAAATGCCAAAATTGGTTGGAACTGTTTCCAGGTTACAACCTATAGGATGTTGATTAGAGAGTTAACAAGCTTCAGGAGGTTTATCCTTCTTAATAAGTGCTGTAAAGATTATAGCAAATGCCCACCATCTCAAACAATGTTGActagtttttaaaaataattatcttcCTGAATGTCatgaatatatttaatatatttatacttCAGAAACTGATTTCATTGatgaacattaaaaaaataaaaataaaaaactttcaGAGACGGAAGTACTGTTAATTTTCTGCTTGCATAtcaagaaaaagagaaaatatggaagaaaggaaaatacCCAGATAGAAGACTAGTAAGCACCGAGGGGTTGAGTGAAAGGCGATGAGGCTCGCAACGTTGCAACTCTGGACTGCTATGTTTTTAGAGGGAAGAAGAGGATTGTGTGGCAGTACCTACCTAGTTTCTTGTGTGTTTAGATAAAGTGGTACAGTTTcgaaattaattacaaaaataaggTCAGATTTTGTAATTATGCTATGTATTTTCTTCAACTTAGGAATTAgatttttcttgatttatttttatattttataaaattttattttaaaaaatctaaaactTTGAAATATtacaaaaaaactaaaaattgtaacataatttatatatttttaaatcttataaaaatttaaataatatataaaatctaaaaactataaaattataaaaatctaaaattataaGGAAAAATCTAAAACTTTCTAAAAATACATAGagatttttctaaaaaaaagaataatatattattatttgaaattataaaaaattctaaaCTCATTAAAACTGCACTTTTGGAATTAATTCAAGTGCATTTAAATTTGTATTCACGTAAATAAAAACTactttttagaaaaataaaatatatatttaattttttaaaaagaataatACATGTTAACTGTGTCAGCTAAGTAGCTAAAAAATACCAATTTAATTAacaattttaaattcaaatatcaactaaattaaaaaaaagtaattaaatatcaACTTGAATTACTTCGTCAAATTTAGGGGCTAAAATGATATTAACCCGTACATCAACCACCAAAGGTTTATGCATGTTTACATGTTCATGCAATTTCAAATTTCATTCTTCCCTTTAGCAACCTTTCTTTTAACAATAGTGGCAAAACTTACAACTTTCTTTTTCAAAACTAGAAATCCTTTTGTTATAAATGAACAGTATGATCCAATCAACTTTGTTGACTTGCTCTGAAACATGatgtatttatattattgaaacaGAAGAATGAAACTAGCGTAAGAGGGAGGGAGAAGAAGAGTTGCAGGCAGCCTGGGGAAAGCGCATGGTGGAGTGCCAAAGATGTCAACTCCAAGTAGGTGTGCTTTCATATTGACCAGCTGGTTGCAGATCTCaaacaaatcatatcaaaacaaaaacaaagcCTAGTACATATAATCTCATCTTCCTGCCTTCCTTTGATGGGCCTCCAtcccttttttttcttaattaattaaataatagtgTCAAATCTTATAATTCAACCGAAAAGTATAAGCTACAACAGTAAAATATGGAGAATGCAGATTCAACTTTGAATATTACATTCTTGATGGACATGAAAATTTTAGTTGGAGTAATATAAGATCCCTAAAATGAGAGGAAAAGGAAGGTCATGTTTCCAAACATGGGCTACTCTGAATCAGATTTCCTCTTGCCCACGAAAACGTGTAAAACCCCATTGGAACCACCTGCAACAAGTGTGCACTGGTCTTCATTGACTTGCCTCCAGCACACACTGCTGACGAAAGCATGCTGATGGTCGGAGCTATCTCTACCCACAGGCTCGAAGCCATGCACCCAAATGGGCTCACCCCACCTGGTATCATAAACGAACACCTGGTTATTTTCTGATCCGCATCCAAGCAACCCTCCATGCCTCCAAACTGACAACCCCACAAAGCTCCGACTGTTTACGTGCCCTTTGTATGTTCTAAGTAAACGAGAATCAACGATATTCCATAGTTTTAAACACCCGTCGGTTCCAGCGGAAACCAGTGTTTGGGCATTCAGAAATCTAACGTATGTTATGGTTTTCGTATGTCCATCGAAAATGTGTACGGGCTCCACCATTTTCCGTACATCATAGACGTAGGCCTTCTTGTCGGCGCATCCGGTGGCTATCAATGCATCTCCGAAGGGGTTGAACTCCACGCAACAAACCGAGCTGCGTGACTTCGTGGGCTGCACCTTAGCCACACTTCCCCCTCCTTCGCCGCAGCGTGGGTCCCACATTTGCATGGTGCCATCGTCCGAGCCAGATGCCCCGAGGAACGGATCCGAATGAGAATAGTCGACGCTCCAAACCCGCCTCCCACCATGCTCGTCACGTTCGAAGATTGGCAACTTCGTCTCTATATCATACTCCATGACCACACCGTCGTAGTCTCCGGAACCCAAGATGCGGCCTCCGGTCCCGGGTTTCCACCTAAGGCTACTAAGCTTAGCTGGGGTAAAGATGCAATTATCACACGCATTAGTATGGTCTAGAAACGCAATACTTTGGTGCTTACCTTGAGAATGGACAGTCTCTTCTTGAGGCCGCAACAAAGAATTCAAAGTGTAAATCCTAATCTTCCTTGCAATCCCTCCGGTTGCTAAGATGGTATTAGAAGGGTCGAATTCGATGACTCCAAGGGTGTCAGAGACGGTGGCGTTGGCGGTGGAGGAGACAACGGTGGCGAGTGAAAAATCCCACTCACAACGAGCGGCTGGTTGTTTTTCTTCTGCGGATAGTTTGGTTTCATGGCCTGGGACGGCGGGGGGATGGAATCCGGAGGAGAAATCGTTCATTGCCCATTCAAATGAAATGGAGATGGAGGCATATATGGGAGGGTTTTGGACCATCAAACCAATGAAAGGCTCCCATACACCCAACTCAACTAAAGCGCAATCAAATTGGTGTGTGGTGTGGATaactattaatatttattttcgcTTATAATTTTAGCACACCCATAACCATTCTCATATTTTAATTCAATGCTCCCTCTTAATGTTCTTTTACAGTAATGCCATTGCTTAAATGATTATTCCAAAAAATAATTAGGGTAAATGAGATGAATAGTCACCATTTCATCATTAAAAATTTTCGATTTAGtcacaaagttttcaaaaataactaataaaagtCTGGCATGGTTTTTTTAATTAATTCttcaatatttatataattttaatcctcaaaaactttttaaaaaatctGAAATTCTTTAAAAAATGGTAAGCATTTAGTTGATACctaaaaacttttaaattataaaattaaattataaattttacataGTAAAAATAAAACAGTTATTGACCATTCACTTTTCTACAACAAAAGAAAAGGATCTCGCCATCATGTCAAGCTAAGAAAGAACGcacattttaatataatatttggtatttaaatttcacttttttttttatttagtatCTAAATTCTTCTTATCTATTTGGTAATTGAAGATgacactttttttaatttttaacttaagtTTTTTGGGGTCTAATTTACTatttaaatttatcaaatgtTATACAAATTATTCAAAATACTAATAGTTCTAGTTTTTTTATGAGGgtcaaaataactaaaatatgacCGACATATGGTAGATGACATGAAATCTAATGACATAAATGATTACATTATATTAATTTGAAGTTTTTCTGTTCACTAATATACTCAAAATTTACTTTTCATTTGAATTGAAATTGCTTTAACTATTAATTTCAATAATGATTCAAGAGGGATCACAATCTTAAAACATGGCCTAGTTTTCATAAAGCCCTTAATTCCACAAAAATATTATTTGTATGAGAGGAAATTTGTGATTTCAACCATGCTTAATGAACGGATATTGAAGAAGAAAATAATAGttttaaaaaactaaaatagaaaaaaaggattatgttaaattaagaaggcataatgatttatttggccctccaactttataaaaaaatcattttagctcTCCATTTAAATTTTCGCCTTTTTTAGCCATTAAACTTGTATATTTGTCAAACCACCCCAAATGAATGGAAAAGTTAACTTTTTTAACTTTGTTAACATGAGATACATGTGGATTGTCATGTAGGTGATACTTCaggatttaattaatttttaaaatttaaaattttcaaaaaatatttttttaaagtaaaaatcattaaaattattaataaatatttttagatattaaaagaataattaattattgaCATGTCATTTACGTGCATGTCACGTCAATAAAGTTAACAAATATTAACTTCTCCATCTATTGTGGGAcgatttgataaaaaaattgtAAGTTCAAATGCTAAAAAAAGCGAAATTTTAAATGGAAGGCTAAAATGACTTCTTTGTAAAGTTGAAAGGCCAAAAAAGTCATTatactaatttaaaaattaaataaattaaactaaaagtaATTGATCATTTAAGTTACAAAAAAGAAATTTCATGCTTTTTACCACACGTCAATCATACATTGGTTATTTTTGCTAtctcataaaaaaaaaacattgttaGTATATTGGAGTAATTTGTTTAATGTTTGACAAGTTTAGTCATCAAATTAGGAAAATATGTCAAGTTTAGGAAACAAATTGGACTAAAAATAACTTAAGGACCAAATTCGAAGAAAATGTCAAatttagatattaaattaaaaaaacttaaatactaaatttaaaaatatatcaaatttaaatactaaatgtTATATTAATCCTTTCTACTTCCGAACATCTCTgttttagaatatataaactaaacaatattttaattaaaacatcTTAAATACGAATGCTTACATGCTGCACCACCTCCCGCTAATCGGTTATTCTTACATTTTAGCTTAAGGACTACTCTTCAGTCCTTACTCCTTAGGCCTAAACcagcaattttaccaaattaagaaGGAAGCCTTAAACAAGCAATTTCATTAAATTAAGAAGGGACCAAGGCTCCGTGCCTGTCCCTTCAGGCTCGTCTCTATCGATTATTTTAAGTGAGttttctaaaattaattatttattagtttaaaattttaaaattttatttattattattgtctTCACTTTTCtacattttataattatttttcactCTTAGCCGACTTTAATGACTTTTATTTATGATGAAGAATaacttaataaaatatatttttaaataattttatattttattaactatacaattaaattttacattccaatcaaataaataaaaattttaaaataatattatggaCACAAAACCACAatttttgtaaataattttttaaaataaaaatatcaatagCCGAATTAAATCTAAACAATTATTGATGTGCAGTTTGAAAAACATCTCAGTTTTTCCCTGTTTTTATGGATATTTTATCGGTTGATTATGGTATTTTACAAGTtaataaaatacaacattgaaatATTAATAACGATAACGAAAAATACGACATTCTTTCATCAATTTGTAAATACAGTATAGGAGGGAAAGACATGGGAAGGGAGAATATTAAATGCGAATGAAGGGGGGACGTTGCCTCTTTTTATACCTCAAGTTTGTCTATGGTGTGGAGAAAGGCTTTGTTTTcctttatgtttaaaatatttttccaaattaattgttttaaaattcGAAATTTCATGattattctttttaataatatcaTATTCTCGAGAAATTATTTATGGACCATTCTCACTACATGTCTCTTTTTAATTATTCAATAATGTTTCAACAGTTTTTTTCCATGTTATCTATATATAATATTGGTAATCTTTTATTACTCAACTATAAATTTCAAACTCTAAACTTTAAAATCCAAGATTCATGGTTCATGTTTAGGGTTTCAGATTCTGGGTTTGACATTTTAAGTTTGGagttcaaaattttgaatttaaagttcaaggtttaagataaaaaaattatcaaaattatatatcaataatataaaaaagaattattaaaatattgtaaaataatcgaaaaaatcataaataatgtAGTAGAAAAGAcctataaaataatttctcaatGTTGAGAGTTTAGAATATAAGCTTTTTTAGAGTATCACATTTATGTAGTAGGCATATGTTTGCTTTGCATCGGATTGCATGGTAGGGTGGTTCAACGGTGGTTCATGGCTTACGTGGATTAAGCTTGGCCTTTTAATTTGTCATCCCACCTCAACTTATTTTCGCATCCCTGCCTTAACTCCAACAACTACTCTAAAATATCATTCAACTGACTGACAATGTCAATTTCCCTTATTCCAATTTCCTATGGTCCTCCTCCTCTACCGCTTCTCAATCTCATacactcctttcttcttcctcttaaTTGCTATTTCCTTTTACTTTTAAATGCATAGCCACCTACGGGATTGCAGGTTTCCTTCtatgattttattaatttatctTTATTAATGTATTAAAGTTGGGTGCATATATAAGTTAGAattgagaaattattaaaaatatttttcaattttaaaaataataaatagtatTATGAATgagtttttttgtaattttatattttataaaaaaataatttaagccTAAAAGTGAGCCTTTTATTTATGTTACATATTTTTTATACatttaattttacatatttttcacTATATCACGAGTCTATCATAATctaattccttttaaatattcaatttaaatatattaaattattatatataaattcaaattagtttatttaaattatataatattaaatattaaataaatagtgAATCCAAGCTAATGGGTAGAGTCGAAAATTAAGTTGGGTAGCAATCCAAGTTGGTCCATGGATAGTCTAAACACACCCACTAACATATGGTCCAaagatataataaattattaagagATGATACCTGTAAATTTTAtagacaataaaataaatatgaacgTCTAGTATGGGTGTAGAGCATGGAGCAAATGCACTTTGGTATTGAGACACACAGACAAAACGCCGTCGCTATGCGTTAGTGTTGAGAAGGGTTGATGGAGTATTGAGTATATCTCATTCACTTTAATGGAAAATGGAAGAGGAGATAAGATGTGGACAACATGCAGGCAGGACCACTTTCTTCTAGATTGCCCCTACCTCTTTCTGCAGTTGGTGGATAACTGGATATATGCGTATCTTTATATGTTCTTCCAGTTAGGGCAAAACAAAAGGATACCCTGCATGTTTCTTATCCATTATTGAAGACACGCGACAGTCTTGAACAGCCCCCGGCCCCCTCTTTTTAtcttataaaaaaattgaaaacattCCCACCTAACGCAAGTTGATTCATGCAACAACTACCAAACAAATCTATATATGTTAAAAATGTATTGATAACTCGGGTCGGGTTAAGTTTGGATCCGTTCCATGCAAGATATATCGACCACCTTTTTAAGTTTAGGTTCGACCCAGCTTGAAAATGGATTTTTTTGTCTATGCTCGACCCAATTTAATAAAGGAAAATTCGAGTTTGACCCGACTTgctcatatttaattttttagattaatttttatttaattttaaaatatatataatgcaataaaaatgctaaaataaaagttttctaacatattaaaaatatgggtaaactacaaaaatagtctCTTTTTTTTGCTTCAGATTGCATTTttgtcacttatgtttgaaatgttacgttttagccACTTTTGTTATATTTTGTTATGTAGCGGTCACTCTACTGTTAAACTCTATTACCTCCCTAATGGCAATCTTATGCGGCAGTCCAAATAGGTTTTAAATGCTAACTTGGATGTCCAATTGCTgggatgaaaataaatttttaattaaataaatttaatttagacTGCCATATATGACCCCATTAGGGAGGTTACGgagcttaacggtagagtgatcacttcgtaataaaacgataacgtaagtgactaaaatgtaacacttcaaacataaatgactaaaatataatctaaagcaaacaaacgtgactatttttgtagtttaccctaaaatatgttaaaagtgtttatattaaaaacactatcataaatataataaatattttattgtgttaaatataatttttaatattttatattttgagttgAGTTATTTAGTTGGAAAGTGTATTTTGTTAGGTTTTGGGTAATGGGTTTAATTATTATTGGGTTAGTGattcaatataaatatatataattagtatttaatatatatagttaatataatatttttataagatAATATATTTGGGCCGAGCTTGGGCCAAAAAAATGTTACTCAAAACCCAACCTTTTTAAGAAATGGGCCTTAAAATTTACCCAAATTCATTTTTCAAGCCTCATATTTTATCTAAGTCCTTCCTTTTTAGACAGGCCTTCGAGACTGGGTAGGTGACCTAACTCATTAGCATGTCTAATACACCTATATTTTAAAGTAGTATCCATCATATTTTCCTTTTGCCACGTCCTCTTTTATTTTTTACATTTAgagaaatgattaaattttagttttagtcCTCTATTATGtctaaatttgagatttaaactctatactttaatagtttaatttgtaaaataatttgatgtttgtatttttataatgttatcaATTActccaaataattaatatttttaacttttcaattaaaatattacacaattatatataatttgaatgttATACGAGTTTTAGAGACTATAACACATGACTTCTCATTTCTTTTACGCTCGCGCTGTATTTTTTACATTATAACACAATagtcaaatttcaattttggCCCTTAAACTAAGTTGAAACTTAAGATTTATCTATATGCTTTACTTTTTGACATAATTTGACCCATTTgcttttataatgtcattaattGGTCTAAGTAATTACTATTATTAACTATTTCAATCAAAATGACGATGTCGTTTTTCTTAAGAATACTATtctaacataaaataattattttataatgacAAGTTTGAATGagtgttttaaatatatttattaatcaaTATTTCTAATGTTATTTTTAACATTACATGACTATCGTGTGTGTTTTTTCTAATTTCAAAATATGATACCAAAGAAattaatagaagaattttaaaAGTGGTAATAATTAGACTCAAATTTTTAATCTAAAAGTAGAAGCATTAAATTTCTAAATATAAATGTAAtgagactaaatttcaaatatgtAAAATAGATACTGACCCTAAACTCTAAATCTTAAgccctatttttttatttatgctTAATTTAGAACCCCTATTTTTTTTCCTGCCTCCAGCTTTCTAATAGTCAGTAATACGTTGTTCTTGCTGCTGTTGAAACCCCAACTTTCAATCTCTTCAAACTAACTACACACCTTGTTATTTATTAAGATTGATGTCATGTTTAAGATATTATCATGTAAGAATGGGTGCATTATTTAAATGAACAACTCCTCTACTGTTTGCATTACCATATTTCAACGCTACTTTTGTGGTAGAATCTGATTCCTCAAGTGGTGGCTATAAGAGGCAACCGAGCATCAATCCTTTCCAACCTAGAACGAGTGCACTATACCAAAATTGGTATATGCTTCGAGAGGTAAACTCTCTTTTACTTCATTAAAACTAAAATCGGTTTTCACCTCGCTAGCTCCTTAAATATTTAAGGTATAATATCTTTTTATATCTTTTATTGAGTAATATTTTCTCGTGTTATTGGTAGGAGTGTTCGGGTATTTATACATGTTATTATAGATGTTATTACAACTCATAATCAAGCCCCACTATTTTATTTTGACTCTGCTACCTCTAATACTGACATTCTCTGCGAACTCCAGGTCTACTGGGTACGTATTCACGGAGCACGCCGTCCTTTCTATCCATGGGACTGATTCTAGGTGGACTCCATGCTTGTTGGACACGTGTTTAGATGGCATGTGGAGCACGTGGTCCTTTCTGCAAGCTCCTTGGGTATAtgcgggctaagaccaaggctaACATATGTTCTTGCGAGCTGGGTCCGTGAGCTCACTTTGCTGTCCTTTCGTCGTTTGCCTTGCACTCAATCTTCTGGTAGGACCTATCCAAGTTGCGGGTTGGAGACCTGAATCCCTTCTAGGACTTGGGTTGGTGATTACTAATGTATAACAcctttcaattttataaaaaaaaaaaaaagtcacttTAATTTTCCATCtaaattaaatagttaaaatgACTTTTTTGTAAAGTTTGAAGGCCAAATAAGTTATTATGCCTTTTTAAATATGTGTAACCCTAATATATATTGAGCTAAATGATCCATTTATATAAATTAACTTTTAATCCAATATGTAAATCAAGTATGTGAATGAATGGATAGACTTTAATTGTTATTAaagcaattaaattaattctataaaaataattaatttaattaatactttgaataataatttaattaacttaaATAGAGCTTGTAAAACCTTAAATTAAGTTGTGTAATATCAATAATATGAGCTAAAATCTTACATACCCTCACTTTAtccaatttataaaatataaactttAATAATACAATTATTGAGTGtgcattataaaatataatattaattattatttcttcTTTAATTGGGAGGAATTTTTTAATTCAATGCACTTCTACTTATAAACACCCAAAATTCTTAAATcgaaatatgtatgtttaaacTTATATTCTTTTTAGTTATTACAATAGTAATTAAACCAACTAAACTAAGATTGAATGATTTTTTTGGGC from Gossypium arboreum isolate Shixiya-1 chromosome 9, ASM2569848v2, whole genome shotgun sequence includes the following:
- the LOC108454940 gene encoding WD repeat-containing protein RUP2-like; its protein translation is MVQNPPIYASISISFEWAMNDFSSGFHPPAVPGHETKLSAEEKQPAARCEWDFSLATVVSSTANATVSDTLGVIEFDPSNTILATGGIARKIRIYTLNSLLRPQEETVHSQGKHQSIAFLDHTNACDNCIFTPAKLSSLRWKPGTGGRILGSGDYDGVVMEYDIETKLPIFERDEHGGRRVWSVDYSHSDPFLGASGSDDGTMQMWDPRCGEGGGSVAKVQPTKSRSSVCCVEFNPFGDALIATGCADKKAYVYDVRKMVEPVHIFDGHTKTITYVRFLNAQTLVSAGTDGCLKLWNIVDSRLLRTYKGHVNSRSFVGLSVWRHGGLLGCGSENNQVFVYDTRWGEPIWVHGFEPVGRDSSDHQHAFVSSVCWRQVNEDQCTLVAGGSNGVLHVFVGKRKSDSE